In the Flagellimonas sp. HMM57 genome, one interval contains:
- a CDS encoding acyl-CoA-binding protein, producing the protein MTDETLHKKFEEAVAYVNSYEEPLPADFLLKLYAYFKIANRNFGNPGSKTPLINAFKANALIQAQNIGREEAMQNYIELANTLKKKS; encoded by the coding sequence ATGACTGATGAAACCCTACATAAAAAATTTGAGGAAGCTGTAGCTTATGTAAATAGCTATGAGGAACCCTTGCCTGCAGATTTTTTATTGAAGTTGTATGCCTATTTTAAAATTGCCAATAGAAATTTTGGAAACCCTGGTAGTAAAACCCCATTAATAAACGCTTTTAAAGCAAATGCACTCATCCAAGCACAAAATATAGGTAGAGAGGAAGCCATGCAAAACTATATTGAGTTGGCAAATACGTTAAAGAAAAAATCTTAA
- a CDS encoding sterol desaturase family protein — translation METYATALLYATPFFIGLVLFEVLYGHFVKKQMHNVMDTVSSLSSGLTNVVKDSLGIGIIIVTYPFLLEHLALTEIKATWLVWVIAFLTLDFAGYWNHRLSHHINFFWNQHVIHHSSEEFNLACALRQSISNLLGYFSLLLIPAALLGVPHKVIAILAPIHLFAQFWYHTRHIGKLGWLEYVMITPSQHRVHHAINPEYVDKNLGQIFSFWDRMFGTFQEELDEVPPQYGVLKPANTWNPILINFQHLWRLMKDAWRTKSYWDKCRIWFMPTGWRPKDVKHKYPIKIIEDVYNFEKYRPEVSNALKGYSIFQLVANTSLMLFMFFNYSEIGFNGLLLFGAYIFIGIYGYTTLMDKALYAIWIELFRSVTGLILIYATGDWFGLDAYWSFGSYLVGLYFLVTIVGALYFTYIEKSYVAPDIAS, via the coding sequence ATGGAAACATATGCTACGGCATTGTTGTATGCCACGCCGTTTTTTATTGGATTAGTACTTTTTGAGGTTCTGTACGGACATTTTGTGAAAAAGCAGATGCACAATGTTATGGATACCGTAAGTAGTTTAAGTTCGGGGCTTACCAATGTTGTGAAAGATTCCCTTGGTATTGGAATCATAATCGTTACATACCCATTTTTGTTGGAGCATTTGGCATTAACTGAAATAAAGGCTACTTGGTTAGTATGGGTAATCGCATTCTTGACCTTGGATTTTGCAGGCTATTGGAACCATCGTTTAAGCCATCATATCAATTTTTTTTGGAATCAACATGTCATACACCATAGTAGTGAAGAATTTAACTTGGCCTGCGCGCTGCGCCAATCCATTTCCAACTTGTTAGGATATTTTTCCCTACTTCTTATTCCAGCTGCTTTATTGGGCGTACCACACAAGGTTATTGCTATTTTGGCGCCTATCCATTTGTTTGCGCAGTTCTGGTACCATACAAGGCACATAGGTAAATTAGGATGGTTGGAGTATGTGATGATCACACCTTCCCAGCATAGGGTACACCATGCCATTAACCCTGAGTACGTAGACAAGAACCTTGGACAGATATTTAGTTTTTGGGATAGGATGTTCGGTACGTTTCAAGAGGAATTGGATGAAGTTCCGCCACAATATGGCGTATTAAAACCAGCAAATACCTGGAATCCTATTTTGATAAACTTTCAACATCTGTGGCGATTAATGAAAGATGCATGGCGAACTAAAAGTTATTGGGATAAATGTCGAATTTGGTTTATGCCAACAGGTTGGAGACCTAAGGATGTTAAACATAAATACCCTATCAAAATCATTGAAGATGTGTATAATTTCGAGAAATATCGACCAGAAGTTTCAAACGCATTAAAGGGATATTCCATTTTTCAATTGGTGGCGAATACAAGTTTAATGTTGTTTATGTTCTTTAATTATTCTGAAATAGGATTTAATGGTCTACTCTTATTTGGGGCCTATATTTTTATTGGAATTTATGGATATACCACATTGATGGATAAAGCGCTATATGCTATCTGGATAGAACTTTTTAGGTCGGTTACGGGACTCATCTTGATTTATGCGACCGGAGATTGGTTTGGTCTAGATGCGTATTGGTCTTTTGGAAGTTATTTGGTCGGTCTTTATTTTTTGGTCACTATCGTTGGAGCTCTTTACTTTACGTATATTGAAAAGAGTTACGTTGCACCGGATATAGCTTCGTGA
- a CDS encoding phosphatidylserine decarboxylase family protein: protein MFHKEGQKIIIITFFIVVAIILAAHFFIPIEWIRLPLQIVALVLLILILQFFRNPKRYVTPNFDEVLAPVDGKVVVIEEVEEPEYFKGKRRQVSIFMSPVNVHVTRYAASGTITYSKYHPGKYLVAWHPKSSTENERTTVVIHTPKFGEIGYRQIAGALARRIVNYAEEGEQVAQGEDAGFIKFGSRVDLLLPLDCDITVKLGQKVVGAKTCIAAIRSKDD, encoded by the coding sequence ATGTTTCATAAAGAAGGTCAAAAAATAATCATTATCACGTTTTTTATCGTGGTCGCCATCATACTTGCTGCACACTTTTTTATTCCCATTGAATGGATACGGTTGCCGTTACAAATTGTGGCACTGGTCCTATTGATTTTAATCCTTCAATTCTTTAGAAATCCAAAAAGATACGTAACCCCAAACTTTGATGAAGTATTAGCTCCCGTAGATGGAAAAGTCGTGGTTATCGAAGAAGTCGAAGAACCAGAGTATTTTAAGGGCAAACGTAGACAAGTTTCCATATTTATGTCTCCTGTAAATGTACATGTCACACGTTATGCTGCCAGTGGCACAATAACCTATTCAAAGTACCATCCAGGTAAATATTTAGTGGCATGGCATCCAAAATCAAGTACCGAGAACGAACGTACTACAGTAGTGATACATACGCCAAAATTTGGTGAGATCGGTTACAGACAAATAGCAGGGGCACTTGCACGCCGTATTGTCAACTACGCCGAAGAAGGGGAACAAGTTGCCCAAGGAGAGGATGCCGGTTTTATTAAATTTGGTTCAAGGGTCGATTTGTTGCTGCCATTGGATTGTGATATCACGGTAAAACTTGGTCAAAAAGTGGTTGGGGCCAAAACCTGTATTGCTGCCATTAGAAGCAAAGATGACTGA